Proteins found in one Salinimonas lutimaris genomic segment:
- a CDS encoding esterase/lipase family protein — MKRLLRAVFTIMLLISVSATASTDAQTRYPIVLVHGLFGFEDILFVDYFYKVPQKLSRHGAQVFIAEVSPANSSEVRGEQLLAYIDEVRALTGAQKVNLIGHSHGGPTARYAASVAPHKVASVTSVGGVNWGSQVADVLRQSLTEGSVLEGGAALAADAMANLIELFSGSDPRDKPTSSVAALNSLSTDGSVQFNQRYPEGMPSAYCRNDGKMLADNGVYYFSWSGGKTLTNALDVSDGFLTTTGFLFDEPNDGLVSTCSSHLGKVLKDNYRMNHLDEVNQSFGITHWFETNPVDVYVSQAVRLKALGL; from the coding sequence ATGAAACGACTGCTTCGCGCTGTATTTACCATTATGCTGCTCATATCAGTTTCTGCTACTGCGTCAACCGACGCACAAACCCGATACCCTATTGTGCTGGTGCACGGCTTATTTGGTTTCGAGGATATTCTGTTTGTTGATTACTTTTACAAAGTCCCGCAAAAGCTCAGTCGTCACGGTGCTCAGGTATTTATTGCCGAAGTCTCGCCGGCCAACAGTTCAGAGGTAAGAGGAGAGCAACTGCTGGCCTATATTGACGAGGTCAGGGCACTGACCGGTGCGCAAAAAGTCAATCTGATCGGTCACAGTCATGGTGGTCCCACTGCCCGCTATGCGGCCAGCGTAGCACCTCACAAAGTGGCCTCTGTAACCTCGGTGGGCGGTGTAAACTGGGGCAGCCAGGTGGCGGATGTGTTGCGCCAGAGCCTGACCGAAGGCTCGGTGCTGGAAGGAGGCGCGGCACTGGCTGCTGATGCCATGGCAAATCTGATTGAGCTGTTTTCCGGCTCCGATCCCCGGGATAAACCGACCAGCAGTGTGGCTGCGTTAAATTCCTTATCCACCGATGGGTCAGTGCAGTTTAATCAGCGCTACCCGGAAGGCATGCCCAGTGCCTATTGTCGCAACGACGGTAAAATGCTGGCGGACAATGGGGTGTATTATTTTTCCTGGAGTGGCGGTAAAACCCTGACTAATGCACTGGATGTGTCCGACGGGTTTTTAACCACGACCGGTTTTTTGTTCGATGAGCCTAATGACGGGCTGGTATCCACCTGCAGCTCACATCTGGGCAAGGTACTGAAAGACAATTACCGGATGAATCATTTAGATGAGGTGAACCAGAGCTTTGGGATCACTCACTGGTTTGAAACCAACCCAGTGGATGTGTATGTCAGTCAGGCCGTTCGCCTTAAAGCACTGGGATTGTAA
- a CDS encoding lipase secretion chaperone: MTARSSAAVEHTDTHVNLKVLPTAGLPAFILSAGSKDAFDRFIFARHGASAQQAKNDYQQHSHSRFSEHTASYASAVFGRYVDYKVALSQQNLEVPGSAVFQDIADTLDAREVLRRRFFDDHEYTILFADEAAEDHRALSRLRIAGDAGLTARQKKQQIFEQIDALDEQQQVGFLPTLNMHKVAQIKQQFADDTSRYNALAALIGDKPAQRMVVTWQKQAQWQARVEQYRDFRETLRQQRLDTHMQNTLLDEYQRTHFSTNERKRLHVVRTQ, translated from the coding sequence ATGACAGCCAGATCATCTGCTGCAGTTGAGCATACAGACACCCACGTTAACCTCAAGGTATTGCCAACAGCCGGGCTTCCGGCATTTATTCTGTCGGCAGGCAGTAAGGATGCGTTTGACCGTTTTATTTTTGCTCGCCATGGCGCTTCTGCGCAACAGGCAAAAAATGACTATCAACAGCACAGTCATTCACGGTTTAGCGAGCATACAGCCAGTTATGCCAGTGCCGTGTTTGGGCGCTATGTGGATTATAAAGTGGCGCTGTCACAACAAAACTTAGAAGTGCCGGGCAGCGCGGTATTTCAGGATATCGCCGATACGCTGGACGCGCGGGAAGTTCTGCGCCGCCGTTTTTTTGATGATCACGAATATACCATTTTGTTTGCAGACGAAGCGGCAGAAGACCACAGGGCGCTGTCGCGCCTGCGTATTGCCGGCGATGCAGGATTGACAGCCAGACAGAAAAAGCAGCAGATTTTTGAACAGATCGATGCGCTGGATGAACAGCAGCAAGTCGGCTTTCTCCCTACCTTAAATATGCATAAAGTGGCGCAGATAAAACAGCAGTTTGCTGATGATACATCCCGTTACAATGCACTGGCTGCCCTGATTGGCGATAAACCGGCACAGCGTATGGTGGTCACCTGGCAGAAGCAGGCGCAGTGGCAGGCGCGGGTTGAGCAGTATCGAGATTTCCGCGAGACGCTCCGGCAACAGAGACTGGACACCCACATGCAGAACACCTTGCTTGATGAGTATCAGCGCACCCATTTTTCAACAAATGAACGCAAGCGGCTTCATGTTGTAAGGACGCAGTAA
- a CDS encoding ankyrin repeat domain-containing protein — MQHILSALMITLLLTLPFTSAADTTPETLKARYFDAARQGNTDLLEAFYDAGVSPDVADDKGYTALILSAYHGHSATVEYLITHAHADPCQEDNKGNSALMGAIFKGHLTVAKQLMFTDCAVDTQNQQGQTALMFASLFDRQALVSELVANGANPQHKDKAGNSVADIALSQGNYELAKTLQQMSASKPEH, encoded by the coding sequence ATGCAACATATTTTATCCGCCCTGATGATTACCCTGTTACTGACACTACCTTTTACCAGCGCGGCAGATACTACACCTGAAACGCTCAAAGCCCGCTATTTTGATGCGGCCCGACAGGGTAATACCGACCTGCTTGAGGCCTTCTACGATGCCGGTGTCAGCCCGGATGTAGCCGATGATAAAGGTTATACAGCATTGATTTTATCGGCCTATCACGGCCATTCAGCCACCGTGGAATATCTGATTACTCACGCTCATGCTGATCCTTGCCAGGAAGATAACAAAGGCAATAGCGCACTGATGGGCGCAATATTCAAAGGCCATCTGACTGTGGCCAAACAACTCATGTTTACTGATTGTGCCGTTGATACTCAGAATCAGCAGGGGCAGACTGCACTGATGTTTGCCAGTTTATTTGACCGTCAGGCTCTGGTCAGTGAACTGGTAGCCAATGGTGCTAACCCTCAGCATAAAGACAAAGCGGGCAATTCGGTGGCAGATATTGCGCTTTCTCAGGGAAACTATGAACTGGCTAAAACGCTGCAACAGATGTCAGCCTCAAAACCAGAGCATTAG
- a CDS encoding catalase — protein MKTAFSRILLSCVAAGLLSVGAQADTLTRQNGAPVGDNQNSQTAGPWGPVLLQDSHLIEKLASFDRERIPERVVHARGTGVYGYYENYEDLSDDTLAAPFQKAGKKTDVFVRFSAVIHGHQSPETLRDPRGFAVKFYTEQGNWDLVGNNFPVFFIRDAIKFPDMVHSFKPSPVTNVQNASRVFDFFSHVPEGTHALTMLFSDYGTPASYLNMDGSGVHAFKFVDDEGDYKYVKFTWKANQPIKNFSAEEAMKVQGQDFQPHTTDIYIRIGEKGETASWDLYLQELEPEQLDDFEFNPLDTTKIWPESLVPARKIGRLVLNRVPDNFFEETEQAAFAPSNLIPGIEPSEDRMLQGRLFSYADTQRYRLGVNAYRIPVNSPKNATIDNHEQHGQLRTTQSKRDVNYQPSRRVDLNEDPAYRYSSKPLAGMTQQIPFYKEQNFKQAGDFYRTLSKEGRQHLIENMGGALAGTPEEEIRVIISAYMYNADKEYGTGVAKLANAPLKAVKAKAKELMNKQAERAKHAKQVAESLSAMSR, from the coding sequence ATGAAAACCGCTTTTTCTAGAATATTATTGTCCTGCGTCGCCGCAGGTCTCTTAAGTGTCGGAGCCCAGGCCGATACATTGACCCGCCAGAACGGCGCACCGGTTGGCGACAACCAGAATTCACAAACCGCCGGCCCATGGGGGCCAGTGCTACTACAAGATTCACACCTGATAGAAAAGCTGGCATCTTTTGACCGTGAACGTATTCCTGAGCGTGTGGTTCATGCCCGGGGGACCGGTGTATACGGCTATTATGAAAACTATGAAGATTTAAGTGATGACACACTGGCTGCGCCCTTTCAGAAAGCCGGTAAAAAAACCGATGTATTTGTCCGTTTCTCTGCGGTAATTCACGGTCATCAGTCACCTGAGACCTTACGCGATCCGCGCGGTTTTGCGGTAAAATTTTATACCGAACAGGGTAACTGGGATCTGGTAGGCAACAACTTCCCGGTATTCTTTATTCGCGATGCGATTAAGTTTCCTGACATGGTTCACTCATTTAAGCCCTCACCGGTCACTAATGTTCAAAATGCCAGCCGCGTGTTTGATTTCTTCTCTCATGTGCCTGAAGGTACGCACGCACTAACCATGCTGTTCTCCGATTACGGTACACCGGCCAGCTATCTGAATATGGATGGATCTGGTGTTCATGCCTTTAAATTTGTTGATGACGAAGGCGATTATAAATATGTGAAATTTACCTGGAAGGCGAATCAGCCAATTAAAAACTTCAGTGCCGAAGAAGCCATGAAAGTACAGGGTCAGGATTTCCAGCCACACACTACGGATATTTATATCCGGATAGGTGAAAAAGGGGAAACTGCATCATGGGATCTGTACCTGCAGGAACTGGAACCTGAGCAGTTAGACGATTTTGAGTTTAACCCTTTGGATACGACCAAGATCTGGCCAGAATCACTGGTACCAGCCCGTAAAATTGGTCGTTTGGTATTAAACCGCGTTCCCGATAACTTCTTTGAAGAAACAGAGCAGGCTGCGTTTGCTCCAAGCAATCTGATTCCGGGTATTGAGCCATCAGAAGATCGTATGTTGCAGGGCCGCTTATTCTCTTATGCTGATACACAGCGTTATCGTCTGGGCGTAAACGCCTATCGCATTCCGGTGAATTCACCGAAAAATGCCACTATTGATAACCATGAGCAACACGGCCAGCTTCGTACCACGCAATCAAAACGTGATGTGAACTATCAGCCAAGCCGCAGAGTTGACCTAAATGAAGATCCAGCCTATCGCTATTCTTCTAAGCCTCTGGCGGGTATGACGCAACAAATTCCTTTCTACAAGGAACAAAACTTTAAACAGGCCGGTGACTTTTATCGCACCCTGTCTAAAGAAGGGCGTCAGCATCTGATAGAAAACATGGGTGGCGCACTAGCCGGAACACCAGAAGAGGAAATTCGGGTCATTATCAGCGCATATATGTACAACGCCGATAAAGAATACGGTACAGGTGTAGCCAAACTCGCCAACGCCCCGCTAAAGGCAGTAAAAGCCAAAGCTAAAGAGTTGATGAACAAGCAGGCTGAGCGAGCTAAACATGCCAAACAGGTAGCAGAAAGCCTGTCAGCTATGTCGCGTTAG
- a CDS encoding tetratricopeptide repeat protein produces MIKHTVIISTLLLTACSSTPDTAATAPAKAVAPLEQIKTMAGHYEQAGELDKALVYYLKALESDPNNTQLTYRVAELNKQMGKPELALHMLQRVIAQQPNHSTALSEAAMLLLEMKEVNKATAYFIRVTELDQARLTTSMMQAGSYKQLDAQSPVQAYNGLGVAYDLLGRYDDAKALYALCLERTPYSAMVLTNMGYSHYLSGDYALSVDTFHRAIDAEPAYTRSWTNLGLVYTRMGRYNKAFQTLRRVMDEAQAYNDLGYFLMLEQRYEEAEYFFEQAISTSPRYYEVAYENLNDVRQHISVIDEDSPRRLP; encoded by the coding sequence ATGATTAAGCACACTGTAATTATCTCCACACTGCTATTAACAGCCTGCAGCAGCACGCCAGATACTGCGGCCACCGCCCCGGCCAAGGCAGTAGCACCACTGGAGCAGATAAAAACCATGGCCGGACATTATGAACAGGCCGGAGAACTTGATAAAGCGCTGGTCTATTATCTTAAGGCACTGGAAAGTGATCCGAATAATACACAGCTCACCTACCGGGTGGCCGAACTCAATAAACAAATGGGTAAACCTGAACTGGCACTGCATATGTTGCAACGCGTTATAGCGCAGCAACCCAATCACAGTACAGCGCTCAGTGAGGCAGCGATGCTGTTGCTTGAGATGAAAGAAGTCAACAAAGCCACCGCGTACTTTATCCGGGTGACTGAGCTTGACCAGGCCCGACTGACCACGTCCATGATGCAGGCAGGCTCCTACAAACAGCTCGACGCCCAGTCGCCGGTGCAGGCTTACAACGGCCTGGGTGTTGCCTACGACCTGCTTGGCCGCTACGACGACGCCAAAGCCTTATACGCATTATGTCTTGAGCGTACCCCTTATTCTGCAATGGTACTGACCAACATGGGCTACTCGCACTATTTATCCGGCGACTATGCACTATCGGTAGATACCTTTCATCGCGCGATTGATGCTGAGCCGGCTTATACACGAAGCTGGACCAATCTTGGGCTGGTTTACACCCGGATGGGTCGCTATAACAAAGCATTCCAAACCCTGCGGCGCGTGATGGACGAGGCTCAGGCCTACAATGATCTTGGCTACTTTTTAATGCTCGAACAGCGCTACGAAGAAGCCGAGTACTTCTTTGAGCAGGCGATTTCCACCTCCCCCCGTTATTATGAAGTCGCCTATGAAAATCTTAATGATGTGCGCCAGCACATCTCGGTTATTGATGAAGATAGTCCCCGCCGGCTTCCATAA
- a CDS encoding type II secretion system F family protein: MEYLRGILYSFTSNEKAVTLAVLAIALMAGLMLAMALFYLISGTYSPIRKQIQQMRATADTPVTTEPGYQNYLESTLTKVGGNSLFHKALQKDQENRKLLIHAGYHSENALKVYYAIRLMALMVGIGLAYLMLWLFPDLSTLISVYLILLTVGGCFILPGIILTRLANRRMRNLRKYFPDALDLLVVCCESGLGLLESFQRVSNELKAVHPYLAHELGLVVKKVKVGIPLSQALNEFGHRTGLDDIRGLNSVIVQSIKLGTGVAETVRVYADEYRDKRLQAAEEMAAKIAVKMVFPMMVCIWPSFFIVAIGPAILKVMEVWDTAF, translated from the coding sequence ATGGAATATTTGCGTGGAATACTCTATTCGTTCACCAGTAATGAAAAAGCGGTGACCCTGGCGGTGCTGGCCATTGCCCTGATGGCTGGCCTGATGCTGGCAATGGCTCTGTTTTATCTTATCAGCGGGACTTATTCGCCCATCCGTAAGCAAATTCAGCAAATGCGGGCAACCGCCGACACGCCGGTCACCACAGAGCCGGGTTATCAGAATTATCTGGAAAGTACACTGACCAAAGTCGGCGGCAATTCCCTGTTTCATAAAGCCCTGCAAAAAGATCAGGAAAACAGAAAACTGCTGATTCACGCAGGCTACCACTCTGAAAATGCGTTAAAAGTCTATTACGCCATACGACTAATGGCGTTGATGGTCGGCATCGGTCTGGCTTATCTCATGCTATGGCTGTTTCCTGATTTGAGCACCCTGATTTCGGTCTATCTCATCCTGCTGACCGTCGGCGGCTGCTTCATCTTACCCGGCATTATTCTAACCCGCCTGGCAAACCGCAGAATGCGTAACTTACGCAAATACTTTCCAGATGCACTCGACTTACTGGTGGTGTGTTGCGAGTCAGGTCTTGGACTGCTGGAGTCTTTTCAGCGTGTCAGCAATGAACTTAAAGCCGTACATCCTTATCTGGCGCATGAGCTGGGCCTGGTGGTTAAAAAGGTAAAAGTGGGCATCCCGCTATCTCAGGCTTTAAACGAGTTTGGGCACCGCACCGGCCTTGATGACATTCGCGGACTGAACTCAGTCATTGTACAAAGTATTAAACTGGGTACTGGCGTGGCTGAAACAGTGCGTGTCTATGCCGATGAATATCGCGACAAACGGCTTCAGGCCGCAGAAGAAATGGCCGCAAAAATTGCGGTAAAAATGGTTTTTCCGATGATGGTGTGTATCTGGCCGTCATTTTTTATCGTGGCAATCGGACCTGCCATTCTTAAAGTTATGGAAGTCTGGGATACCGCTTTTTAG
- a CDS encoding type II secretion system F family protein: protein MSMQLVFLGLVFLAVVMLSQMLFVSINSPQRADSRELKKQLDTLIAQDRYFPGHLLINTRLESLSAARKALESLPFVKDTTFRLELSGSRMLGHEYITIATLVSLFLAVLLWLLTRDLLVASLCFAATIGGFFMKLQRDINQRMERIEEQFPEALDVLKRGLQAGYAFNEALKLVFEELQGDLSNELKLLFQRINLGADIKAAMLSFVRRVPSTSAMAFSSAVNIQKETGGNLAENIENLSVLIRQRFRFRRKVKTLSAEGRLSGWILVLLPFALFALLYITTPDYVSELFTTESGHELLKWGLIGMVAGTFWIKKLLELEA, encoded by the coding sequence ATGAGCATGCAACTTGTATTTCTGGGGCTGGTATTTCTGGCTGTGGTCATGTTGTCACAAATGCTATTTGTATCTATTAACAGTCCGCAGCGGGCCGACAGCAGGGAGCTCAAAAAACAGCTGGACACGCTGATTGCACAAGATCGTTACTTTCCCGGACACCTGCTTATCAACACCCGACTGGAGTCTTTGTCAGCAGCCAGAAAAGCTCTCGAGTCGCTGCCTTTTGTTAAAGACACGACGTTTCGCCTGGAGCTGAGTGGTTCACGGATGCTGGGGCACGAGTATATTACCATCGCTACGCTGGTCAGTTTATTTTTGGCTGTACTGCTTTGGCTGCTGACCCGCGATCTGCTGGTTGCCAGTCTGTGTTTTGCCGCCACAATTGGTGGTTTTTTCATGAAGTTACAACGGGATATTAACCAGCGCATGGAGCGCATAGAAGAGCAGTTCCCCGAAGCGCTGGATGTACTGAAGCGTGGCCTGCAGGCAGGCTATGCATTTAATGAAGCACTTAAGCTGGTCTTTGAGGAGCTCCAGGGAGATCTCAGCAATGAGCTTAAGCTGTTGTTCCAGAGAATTAATCTGGGTGCAGATATCAAAGCGGCCATGCTGTCGTTTGTACGCCGGGTCCCCAGCACCTCAGCAATGGCATTTTCCAGCGCGGTAAACATTCAAAAAGAGACCGGTGGTAACCTTGCTGAAAACATTGAAAACCTATCGGTATTAATCCGTCAGCGATTCCGCTTTCGCCGCAAAGTAAAAACGCTATCGGCCGAGGGCCGGCTCAGCGGCTGGATTTTGGTCCTGTTGCCCTTCGCCCTGTTTGCACTACTTTACATTACAACGCCTGACTATGTCAGTGAACTGTTTACCACAGAATCAGGTCATGAGCTGTTGAAATGGGGATTGATCGGCATGGTGGCCGGTACATTCTGGATCAAAAAACTGCTGGAACTGGAGGCCTGA
- a CDS encoding CpaF family protein produces the protein MEQALHYQDPYQQLSSTDIDTKQELFNQVLNMLDPSILETIEQDVARQQITECCRRLLDAYPRPINMATRQIIIKLVLDEILGLGPLEVLMADTGVSDILVNSYNNIYVERGGKLERAAVRFYDNRHLMSIIDRIVSRVGRRVDESSPMVDARLADGSRVNAIIPPLALDGPSMSIRRFTVEKLTVAQLINYGSMTEAMDVLIRGAVQGKLNILISGGTGSGKTTLLNILSGYIPADERIITIEDSAELQLQQPHTVRLETRPPNIEGRGEVTQRDLVKNSLRMRPDRIVIGEVRGAEAIDMLSAMNTGHEGSLATLHANSPRDALARLENMICMGGFDMPVRNIRAQIASAIDVVIQTQRLEDGSRRIISIQEITGMEGEVITMSELFTYERNGFTDQNKVNGSFRATGVVPLFHRQLTAKGISMPHSIFGVDAEIRF, from the coding sequence ATGGAACAGGCATTACATTACCAGGATCCATATCAACAATTATCATCCACTGATATTGATACCAAGCAGGAACTATTTAATCAGGTACTGAATATGCTTGACCCGTCCATTCTGGAAACCATTGAGCAGGACGTGGCCAGACAGCAAATTACTGAATGTTGTCGACGTTTGCTCGACGCTTATCCACGCCCGATTAATATGGCCACACGGCAAATTATCATCAAACTGGTGCTTGATGAAATTCTGGGTTTAGGCCCGCTGGAAGTCCTTATGGCCGACACGGGTGTGTCAGATATTCTGGTCAACAGCTACAACAATATCTATGTGGAGCGTGGCGGTAAACTCGAGCGGGCCGCAGTGCGATTTTATGATAACCGGCATCTGATGAGTATTATTGACCGGATTGTCTCGCGTGTCGGCCGGCGCGTGGATGAGTCCTCACCTATGGTTGATGCCCGGCTGGCTGATGGTAGCCGGGTAAATGCCATTATTCCCCCGCTGGCACTGGATGGCCCGTCCATGTCGATTCGCCGGTTTACTGTTGAAAAGCTTACCGTAGCGCAGCTGATAAATTACGGTTCAATGACAGAAGCTATGGATGTCCTGATTCGGGGGGCCGTTCAGGGAAAGCTGAACATACTGATATCAGGGGGCACCGGCAGCGGAAAAACCACCTTACTGAATATTTTATCCGGCTACATTCCTGCGGATGAGCGCATTATTACTATTGAAGACTCCGCTGAGCTGCAGTTGCAGCAGCCTCATACCGTGCGTCTGGAAACACGGCCTCCCAATATCGAAGGACGCGGTGAAGTCACTCAGCGAGATCTGGTGAAAAACAGCTTGCGGATGCGACCTGATCGTATCGTGATCGGAGAGGTACGCGGCGCAGAAGCTATCGATATGTTATCGGCTATGAACACCGGCCATGAAGGCTCACTGGCCACCTTGCACGCCAACAGTCCGCGCGATGCCCTCGCCCGCCTGGAAAATATGATTTGTATGGGTGGGTTTGATATGCCAGTACGCAACATTCGGGCTCAGATAGCCTCGGCCATTGATGTGGTTATTCAGACCCAGCGCCTTGAAGACGGCAGCCGCAGAATTATCAGCATCCAGGAAATTACCGGCATGGAAGGAGAAGTCATTACCATGTCAGAGCTGTTTACCTATGAACGCAATGGCTTTACCGATCAAAATAAGGTTAATGGCTCATTCAGGGCGACCGGCGTGGTACCCCTGTTTCACCGGCAGTTAACTGCAAAAGGTATTTCGATGCCTCACAGCATCTTTGGTGTTGATGCGGAAATTCGCTTTTAG
- a CDS encoding AAA family ATPase: MTNNPMTSCVINYPVSPSQELVRLPLATRLRVAVLDPADELQSLAYDALNSDAMLDITHSHYTLSEPARFHVALVYIPHRATDKLTVLQHLTPAISHIIIVSDELTSEIARLSVQFKVDDLIPLSDLSGSLYPALSSIAATISQQVSVAPLTSIINGKAGSGATFLTCCLSEIHNAHSHNELALIDADFNFGSLAHGLHAESRYSIDEALAELHKLDEAAIRSMMTTSNGIKLIGNAPFSRLQQSSESCEQFDRLCWKIRQTFGEVFVDMSKGLEQHTLPILNQSSTILIVMQLSVACLRETKAILQAMRRHASVDDKNIAIVVNRYVTGKGEIQLADVTSVLGVSNIFTISNNFELARLRTDLGRSLNSLANHKTITRELHQIVHFIAPNSLRPTIDKAGFFSRLLRSK, translated from the coding sequence ATGACAAATAACCCCATGACCTCCTGTGTGATTAATTATCCGGTTTCGCCATCCCAGGAGCTGGTCCGGTTACCGCTGGCTACTCGTCTTCGGGTGGCGGTGCTGGACCCGGCAGACGAGCTGCAAAGTCTGGCCTATGACGCCTTAAACTCAGACGCTATGCTGGATATTACCCACAGCCACTACACGTTGAGTGAACCAGCTCGCTTTCATGTTGCTCTGGTTTATATTCCGCACAGAGCAACCGATAAACTGACGGTATTGCAACATCTGACACCGGCCATCTCCCATATCATTATTGTGAGTGATGAACTGACCAGTGAAATTGCCAGGCTGTCGGTGCAATTTAAAGTAGACGACCTCATCCCGCTCAGTGATTTATCCGGCTCACTCTACCCGGCACTTTCCAGCATTGCAGCCACGATCAGTCAGCAGGTCTCTGTTGCACCGCTGACCAGCATCATCAATGGCAAAGCGGGTTCGGGAGCCACGTTTCTGACCTGCTGCCTGAGCGAGATTCACAACGCACACAGCCATAATGAACTGGCGCTGATTGATGCTGATTTTAATTTTGGCTCATTAGCACACGGCCTGCATGCCGAAAGCCGTTACTCTATTGATGAGGCGCTGGCAGAACTGCATAAACTGGATGAGGCCGCAATTCGCTCCATGATGACCACCAGCAATGGGATAAAACTAATTGGTAATGCACCTTTTTCCCGTCTGCAGCAGTCCTCTGAATCCTGTGAGCAGTTTGATCGCCTGTGCTGGAAAATCCGCCAGACCTTTGGGGAAGTGTTTGTCGATATGTCCAAGGGACTTGAGCAGCACACCCTGCCTATTCTGAACCAAAGCTCCACCATTCTGATTGTGATGCAACTCAGCGTTGCCTGCCTGCGCGAAACCAAAGCCATCTTGCAGGCCATGCGCCGGCACGCCAGTGTGGATGATAAAAATATTGCGATTGTGGTGAATCGCTACGTAACGGGCAAAGGTGAGATACAGCTGGCTGATGTGACATCGGTGCTGGGTGTAAGCAACATTTTTACTATCAGCAATAATTTTGAGCTGGCTCGGTTACGCACCGATCTGGGCCGGTCACTGAACTCACTGGCTAACCACAAAACGATCACCCGTGAACTGCATCAGATCGTGCATTTCATTGCCCCAAATAGCTTACGACCCACCATCGATAAAGCCGGCTTTTTCAGCCGCCTGCTAAGGAGTAAATAA
- a CDS encoding TadE/TadG family type IV pilus assembly protein, producing MRKHEQGVYSVEFAIVGMVFFVVLFAVFEVGRLFFTWNVITEVSRRVARLAVVCDFDQANQLVDSNAVLFAVNDLAPLIPGFSAANVSVSYLTEEGVLAASYSDIDLVRAEVVNYQHQFLVPGLSFTLNAPGFASTLPRESLGVTRWGYTVCDGNE from the coding sequence ATGAGAAAACATGAGCAGGGCGTTTACAGTGTTGAATTTGCCATTGTGGGCATGGTGTTTTTTGTTGTGCTGTTTGCCGTGTTTGAGGTTGGCAGGCTGTTTTTTACCTGGAATGTCATTACTGAAGTCAGCCGCCGTGTTGCCCGTCTGGCGGTTGTCTGTGATTTTGATCAGGCCAATCAGCTGGTCGATAGCAATGCGGTGTTATTTGCAGTTAATGACCTGGCACCGCTCATACCTGGCTTTAGCGCGGCCAACGTCAGCGTCAGTTACCTGACAGAGGAAGGCGTACTGGCGGCATCTTACAGTGATATCGATCTGGTCAGGGCTGAAGTGGTGAATTACCAGCATCAGTTTTTGGTGCCAGGCCTGTCATTTACCCTTAATGCACCGGGCTTTGCCTCAACCCTGCCCCGTGAAAGTCTGGGTGTTACCCGCTGGGGTTACACCGTTTGTGACGGCAATGAGTGA
- a CDS encoding TadE family protein, whose protein sequence is MRKLTGLHQQRGLAAIEFSLVAPIMFLLIFATAELGRMLYQYNALTNAVRDAGRYLSDRAYEGNTGIPTLTESVKNRASNLIIAGNTLGQNELLPGLTNADIQYSLNGEMVTVAVSYNWTPIFSDTLFSASGTSAVSLNFPMQVSYTMRASQ, encoded by the coding sequence ATGCGTAAACTCACAGGATTACACCAACAACGCGGACTGGCAGCCATCGAGTTTTCTCTGGTGGCGCCCATTATGTTTTTGCTTATTTTTGCCACCGCAGAACTGGGCCGGATGCTCTATCAATACAACGCGCTGACAAACGCAGTACGCGATGCCGGGCGTTATCTCAGTGATCGGGCTTACGAGGGTAATACGGGGATTCCTACCCTCACCGAGTCGGTAAAAAACCGGGCTTCAAACCTTATCATTGCCGGTAACACTCTGGGCCAGAACGAGCTGCTGCCAGGCCTGACCAACGCAGATATCCAGTATTCGCTGAACGGCGAGATGGTGACAGTGGCGGTCTCGTATAACTGGACACCCATCTTTTCAGACACCCTGTTCAGCGCATCAGGCACCAGCGCGGTATCGCTGAACTTTCCTATGCAGGTTTCCTACACCATGAGGGCATCACAATGA